In Apis mellifera strain DH4 linkage group LG1, Amel_HAv3.1, whole genome shotgun sequence, the sequence TCAACTATATTTAACTTCAACTATAATGACCGATTTGCCAGTGACTATGTTAAGATGGATACGATCTGCCACCGATGATGTACGAAAGGGCAAATTGTCTTTACCAGTTTATCTTAATAGTACACGTACTGAATTACTTTTTACTGTTGATTTAAACATTGCTCCTAGTCAAGATCCTCATAGTTTTTATGAAAGAGGAGTTGCTGTTCTTACATCTACTGCTTTgaattaatacttataaaattagtaaaatgcgatgtttaacaaataatatgattataaaattctataggAATGggcaaatgaatttttcagaattgaAATAGTAAAAAGTCTCcacatattttaatgtttcctaaaaatgtttattaatctattcatttttaattatttataagatataaaatattataaattaattaactaatataatattctattaatgttCATATGatttcacaaataatttattaataatgaaagtttgcccaatttcttctaatatactaattgaatatataataagaattattatttatcgctttaaaatattttcttgcacAAGATTCTACATGCAGtgaaatgaaacattttattcaataattaataaaatacaaaatattcattttagtaTTGATGTTTCTATTACAAGattgtaatatacataaataattttttttagatttatatatgtttaaaactaaaaagattgttttctgtaataaagttattttttgttcttttaaatgtaagtattattgtaaaatttacattatttgaatggtattttataaaaaaacttaatatgcagtttttaatcgttatcaaaaaagtaaaatgagTATCATTAAAATGCTTTGTACTTTTGctttaatcgaatatattaataataatatctatttctgTAACTAtgcgaaattaaatataatactaatatttaaaatgtgaatgttgtttaaatttcatcattatcaaattaaatattatactataaatttaaaaaaaaaaattatgatccaATATTggatataacaattattcttatgaaatgaatatttatgtaatattatatataattatataaaaaaatatagatttattttttttttttatctcatattaatttaatttttcgaattcgcgcgttattattagcaattttcaattttctttcgttattttttgcAGTGAtaacacaaaaatatatatacataataaaaaaatataataaatatatatacattttaattattattcaaaaattaatttataaattttaataaacgttgaatggattatataattgtaaagcCACTAgagttaatgaaaaaattcttaatttattttaatatgatttgttaaaatattatatacactaTTATCATAAAACTATTGTAAGATTACagcaatatatatgtacatattttatagaCGCATACagtcttaattaaaaatgccaatatgttaaaatagtatgtttaaagaagattgaacattaaaaatttcgacatatatgatataaatcgaagattattataataagtaacaaaaaaagtttatcattatctgatttttatttgcacattaaaaaattgctaggataaataattataatattatgcaattatttgttaagtaataattaaaaaaatactgaattcagtctaaaaaataaaattaatttctcgatgATCAAAATCATAGCAATATAtccattctttatataatatgtaaaaatgaatatcgaaatgaattgaattaaagataAGAGCTATTAAACCGCGTTATATTAATAgcttttaatgattaaatcaaTCAACCAAGAATAGACAAATGATTGATTACTTCTGATTGAACGATTACAAATCACTTTAActtgatattttgtttatagatAACGACTtcgaatgatttaaattaatcaatttaattatttaagtaaaaatcgAGTATTTATTCGCTCTGTCGACTAATTACctgaaactattaaatttaaaaaaatatatttaaactcatATTCTATAAATCATTTGTCTGCAGATTAGCaacatattaacaataaacattgaaaaaaatttataaattcataactaTTTGTTTtcgtattaaatttgaattttacataatctattgataaaatcaaagattaaatctttaatataaccTGTTGtcggaaataataaaatctacaaTATATTCAGAAAATGTTAGAAATCGACATTTTGTAACTTTATtcatttaagttttaaataaaagcatataactatttaaaactatctattgtattttattggtGATAttagaatatcattttaatattaaaaaatatataaaattcatatggcgatttttattatattctgaatGATTTACTACGGAAAAAGTTAACAAATTTACTTTAACAGGTTTATATCTAATCTgctaatattatcaaatataataatataatacattctaTAATCTTctatcttcaaatttatacaaaaacttataataagcattcaataaaatttattatgtagatTTGATTGACTGAGAATTTAATTCTCAATACCAATATGTGATTAGAGATTATGAAATTATCGGCAATATATAGATAACAGCTAAtcgtaatgaaaattgaaatatatgaatcatatatttcatattaaaatatgagtGCAGaccaaatgtaaaaaattcgatagaaaaatttattatgatattaacaatttttcaatattattattaaatttggttGCTAAATTAGAATGTCTGGTTTTTGATCTTGCAATGACTAAATCTCTGGTCTCTAGTCGACAGTGTATGGTTCTATatcacgataataataatattatgtagcaaaaattaaacaatctttagattatttttcgttaaaatttgaaagacaaatataatctatatcacGGAAACGGTATAATCCATTTCTTCGGCAGTCTTTTTATCATCGCTATTATTGTTAATCTGTTCATTGGAGACTAGAGACACGTCCTTCGGAAGGACTAAGGATTCTTCACCGATTGGCGCTGCAGCCTCGACTAGATTTTCAACGGATGCTGCTACAGTTGGTTCGTCATGACAAAAACTTCTATGTAGAGAATGATGCGTTCGTGTAGTTCCTCTTCTAATACTACTACGAAGTAAATTTGCCACATCGACTGCAGTTAAATTTGAACTGctcgatgaaataaaacatGATCGATGAGGTGTTTCGAGTATCGAATGTGACCTTCCGACTACATCCGAGTTTTCTATTGCACTAATTGCCATTGTTCTGTCTATTGTGTTAGGCCTATGTCTTTCTGTATCATTATTTCGAATGTTTGAATTAGTGTTCTCATTTCCTGTTTCAGTTATATGAATTGTTACATCTTGTGTTTGTCTATTTTGATTCATTTCTACAAGTACAGTAGCATAATCAGGAGGTGGAGGCTGTAATGCTGGTCTTTGTCTTGGAGTACTACTTTCACCAAGAACATTTACTATTCGACGTACACTTCTTCGAAAACTTTGCCTTAACATTTTTGCTATCCTTGCGCCAGTTGCTGTAGTATAACTTGGAGGAGGTGTATATTTCGGTGGTGGATCCTCAAATGGTATTTCTGCCGTTGCATGTACAATAGCATTACCATGAATgctagtatttatattatttccaatatgTGTTTGCGTATCTCGTGGATCATCCGATTCCAAAGATGGTCGATATAACAATTGAATTCtctgtgaaattaaaattttttatgatattataaatataaatatatatatatttatatttatttttatagattatacatatatattatgtatatatatatatatatatatatatatatataatctataaaaaaaacatctttttttttttatctatgaatgctataaatattaaatatacaataattagaaAGGAAAACTTACACCATTGCATTGTTCACAGTGATTTATATTAACTTCCACTTGATTATTCTAATGTtagcataataaaaattaatattaaatttctattaatacgcacaatgaaaaataagaaatagaataaaattgttaattattatctattaaaaattattctatattattagtttttaaaactTGATTAAATCTTACATCAAATATATCAGGTGGACCGTTGTTTAGATATCGGCATGTTTGTATAATAGCTACTGCCGGTATTGTTAGTATTGGTATTAATTGGATTGTAGCTCCGAGTTGTTTTGCCCAAATAGTCCAATATTCTTTAACAGTTCGTCGATAAGAATAAAGTTCTCGAAATCcagcatttttaaatatcgtaataCTAAGTACCTGTTgagtttaaatcaataattgtaaatttagatatacaattatttttagcaAAAACATACCATAAGAATAACAGGTAATATAACATTCCACGTAAATGATAGAAGAGGACCAGCCCAGTGTCTGAGACATCGACCAGTTGGAGGAAACAATTCGGCAACTACCGCTTCACCGCTATGTGGACGTCCTCGTACTGCGAATACAGCACCGACTTGcaccaaatataaaattattatccaccATGTACCTCCGATTGTATAATCTAGATAATATACAACGTGTATGCCCAGCTAGAAACAAACGAtttatttctatgaaataaacaatattcatttttttttgtcatttaacaataaaattgtacaatttatagatacgtatttacttttatacaatattattttttacaaattaataatttatcctaTTAACTACTTATGATGTTAAAGATAATGTAGAAGCACTAGATTTTGTACTTGTCACTTGAATATCTAAAAACAATGCATTGTCTTTAATATATCCAGGATAACGAGTTAAAATTGTATGTGGAATAAACATGTAAATTCCAGTTTCTTTATTCACATCATTAGAATTTGATTTATCCTGTCCTACagcttttacaaatttttttacatcatttGCTGGATTTTCTTGATTTCTTAAGATAGCTGTTGCTTTAAGAATACAAGGCCAATCTAAGAGTGGATCCCACTTTCCAGTTTCAACTTGTAGACATCCAATAATGTGTCGATCTTTCCATTGCCCTATAccatttagaaataatttcactcTTAAAGTATATCCATATTCTTTACTTAAAAACTTTGGACTATAAAGAATACAATGATTTTCCTTTGCCTCTGTCATTTTCTCTTTATAGCGatcaattttccataaaagACGACCATTATTTGAATACTGATCACAACATTCACgtttatattgataatcaggaaattctgaaatattaaattttaaattatctttaatcaattcttccaaatattttaaattttctttcatttgaaACTTCAGTTCTTTGATATCACTCTTTTGATTAGTAGTAGTTTCCAATTGTCcctgtatttctttttctagattttttattttctccattATAAATCTTTGCTGATCCATTAATTCCTTTGAACTCTTACATCTCATTtccaattctaatttaaaatcgttAATTAACTGTTGTTGTTCTTgccatatattatttatatgtatattttcctttgttaaaaaagtctttaaatcttttaattctaaagaCCAATTATCTGATACTTCATCATGCTTATTctgttcattaattaattcatcatgtaaaagtttcaattgttccgaaatttgttgaaaatttaaactgGTACGTTGTTCCATGTTATCACAAGTGATTTCtaaatcatttaatctttgatttaatatttcattagacTGATGACattcttttattacatttgtaaGTTGAAATTGCAAGAAATCAATTGATTTTTGTTGAGAATTCAGTAATTTTAAGCATTGAGACATATTATCCTGAAGAATTCTACGttctttttcctcgatatTTATTGCAGATCGTAGCAATGTTAGaatagagaatattttatctttccatAAAGAATCTTGGATTTCTTTTATCTGATTATTTCCTTTAGTAATATTCTTGTTGCATGTTTTTCGATGatcttccatattttttcGAGGTACATAAATTCCACATTTAAAAGAACATTCCTCTAAAACAGATCCGCAATGTTTTACAtgattgtacaaatatttttcttccaaaaaatTGTTGCAGAAATAACAAGGTACGCTTCGTCGTACTACAGAATTAACttgattattcattttgtaaaaCACACGATGATTCTAGTCATACTGATGAAATACTTAATCAGGTTTGTACTTGGATTGATAATtgttatctatataaatagaatattacatGGTCTATCTGataagaagataattttaaattctacgcTCGAACAAAACAAgcactttatattatattatattaaattattatattattataatattatatataggaaattaatatatttttgagatatctttggaaaattgattctaGGGAccgaaacaaatataaattaatacaaattagtaaaaatttcaatcgaggtttatttattaaattataaataatcaaaatttgttttatattttgtttttatctcgtttcatcttatataatataaatttaaatataaaatagttaaaatagttataatataaatttaaatttaaatagttttaatttaataaataaacttcgaTCGATAtactaacttttatatttgttctttaaaatcgatttttcaaatttctataatctataatctatattctataatctattttaataatatattattctgtacaataattttttaatattattaatagatattattttaaatcaatatttttgattcgaaatatttcataaatatattatataaataaataaaaataaataattatatttacttctGTAGCCATAGGTAAACCTAGTATGTAAGCACAAGCACAACTGAAGAATGTAACAGTAGTTTCCCACAACTTCATCATTTTTGTATTGATTGCCATAATACCAGTTATCACACAATGCCATATTGCCagctataatattaaaatatatatataaacttatagaattgaatattatattttcaatttttattatattttaattacctgTTGAGCTATTccaaatagaataagaatgaaataaaagagaattgcCCAAAATGGCGATACTTGCTCAGTACCTAATAATGCTAATGTTGCGGGAACCAATTCAGTCGATAATCTTAAAACTTGATAACCAGATTCAATGCTAAAATCTGCACCAGGACGAGTTACGCGTTCTCCAACAATAAAAGAAGTATGTGCCATAAATCTTTCTGGTGTACTACTATATCCTGATGGTGCAGGTTGACTGACGGGTctcataaacatatataatgatattttttctaaaatagaatattatatataaatacaattttatttaatttaaattgatagtaTGTAGCTATATTAATTACCAAATGAACtaggtatataaatatatccgtGATGTCTGAGAACTTGTACACAAGTATTTGCTAGAAAAGCAGCGAGAAGTAAAACTGCAATTGTTAATACAATTACAAGACTTGTATCTCGttgtaataaatgtttatgtttattatgagCAGCTatctaaaacaataatatttataattatgtatttataaatattcaattaatttcaatatttgtttattatattatattatatattatatattatatattatatatctatctatattatatattatatagataccTGCATAGCAGCTGCACCAAATAATCCCCATGTAAGAAAAACTTCAATAGATGCAGCTAACCACGATTtaccattaataaaaaattcggtCCATACAGTGGCTGGAAATAGTTGATGTATAGAACCTGGAGGCGTAAGACCAAGTAATTTTGTACAAAGAACTAAAGTACCAAATACAGGTACTAGTGTAAAAACATACACTACTTTTCCATAAGATTTTAatcctgaaaaaaattattaaatattagaaaaaaataaaaagtataaata encodes:
- the LOC412081 gene encoding uncharacterized protein LOC412081 isoform X4; this encodes MHASNFPCRRSFFLQCVPYVNNLLIKMTSNEDGDLIDLGNDNCVSRVSIQESSSDEQEHLLDVCPPKLEQALSLTRKQEQIQCINDNGDVLVTLGHDQVVPIRKRIDVVSSDTIKRVRDITRNLEPVIRKTCSDINEEHQDTLDYGSVSNHKDEYYPIEKLEEETFEAQEINNAFNFLTEHDDNEDHAEAKCNRYDQLINSHGFMLLTCSTIKNEHLLNCHNNDCSKALEECWKTDTDVNNLAFELSSDKLSENISENISHPFNYEFEINNMNIIKKCSQEEMFVQAKKRSFQHAHRKSWTEGTTFKIVTQDAFSRFDRSSSLREYNCSQPIFNGIHRQSSFILSCSIKQEIETNKEDQGDGYSDCSEVDWSWLEEVEYPRVTESLAVSVVDAIQESTKGRSASPTNETAKRRRNHEYRAIEAGCSAAMSVSGTVKSLVIDSSRWSTSDPLSDCNRHDQNEIIHCNANNEIIDQEICENSTVVNSWVRASMRRLRHLRLPEETERQRNIDSNNCRGTIASAPNSLPDIALIAPEILAAQTNGTSGTLVRPSSAPVRNTNNSNVVFQRSERQFRESRSQRIRNREITSRQNSVLSSTTGSDTTVSGITTYSSSFGGISTSPPSSTTSPQRIASRRICERQRDVDRNEDRGEDEDEDANPLGKWPHALSPALACLSCTLGLFNISRFSILSIQFGANFIVQFLILSLILGIPLLTLHVCLGQRLAAGSVNMWKISPVFQGVGIALLIAQAFIGIYSVVGISWMFVYFRDSFITKQDKYRWAEPFSLYRDDKFIQNNSNLHKLYETVPDYFSGVVLQRHHLNESDPGVITLKFQLAFNLAVVWMIVFVSLSKGLKSYGKVVYVFTLVPVFGTLVLCTKLLGLTPPGSIHQLFPATVWTEFFINGKSWLAASIEVFLTWGLFGAAAMQIAAHNKHKHLLQRDTSLVIVLTIAVLLLAAFLANTCVQVLRHHGYIYIPSSFEKISLYMFMRPVSQPAPSGYSSTPERFMAHTSFIVGERVTRPGADFSIESGYQVLRLSTELVPATLALLGTEQVSPFWAILFYFILILFGIAQQLAIWHCVITGIMAINTKMMKLWETTVTFFSCACAYILGLPMATEKYLYNHVKHCGSVLEECSFKCGIYVPRKNMEDHRKTCNKNITKGNNQIKEIQDSLWKDKIFSILTLLRSAINIEEKERRILQDNMSQCLKLLNSQQKSIDFLQFQLTNVIKECHQSNEILNQRLNDLEITCDNMEQRTSLNFQQISEQLKLLHDELINEQNKHDEVSDNWSLELKDLKTFLTKENIHINNIWQEQQQLINDFKLELEMRCKSSKELMDQQRFIMEKIKNLEKEIQGQLETTTNQKSDIKELKFQMKENLKYLEELIKDNLKFNISEFPDYQYKRECCDQYSNNGRLLWKIDRYKEKMTEAKENHCILYSPKFLSKEYGYTLRVKLFLNGIGQWKDRHIIGCLQVETGKWDPLLDWPCILKATAILRNQENPANDVKKFVKAVGQDKSNSNDVNKETGIYMFIPHTILTRYPGYIKDNALFLDIQVTSTKSSLGIHVVYYLDYTIGGTWWIIILYLVQVGAVFAVRGRPHSGEAVVAELFPPTGRCLRHWAGPLLSFTWNVILPVILMVLSITIFKNAGFRELYSYRRTVKEYWTIWAKQLGATIQLIPILTIPAVAIIQTCRYLNNGPPDIFDRIQLLYRPSLESDDPRDTQTHIGNNINTSIHGNAIVHATAEIPFEDPPPKYTPPPSYTTATGARIAKMLRQSFRRSVRRIVNVLGESSTPRQRPALQPPPPDYATVLVEMNQNRQTQDVTIHITETGNENTNSNIRNNDTERHRPNTIDRTMAISAIENSDVVGRSHSILETPHRSCFISSSSSNLTAVDVANLLRSSIRRGTTRTHHSLHRSFCHDEPTVAASVENLVEAAAPIGEESLVLPKDVSLVSNEQINNNSDDKKTAEEMDYTVSVI